The genomic window CACTGCTCCCGGCCGGCGGTCGGCGTCGGTCCATCGAGCTCCTGGAATCGGCCGGGTGGCGCTGCCACGTCGGCGAGCGCGGCGCATCGTTCCAGGCCCTGTGGTCCGGCACGAGCGGTCCGGTGACCACCACGCTGGCGCCGCAGTCTTCCGGCCGGGGCGGTCGTGGTGGTCGGGGTGGGCGCCAGGGTGCCGGAGGTGCGTATGTCCGTCGCTGAGGATCGCCGCGCGGCGGCCGCCGCCCGTGGCCGAGTGTCGTCTCGCGGAGGCGTGCCGGCGGGGGTCCGTCCTGGTGTCGGCTCGTCGAACCCACGGCGACCGTCCCTCGGCGGAACCAGTGGCGGCTCCTGGTCGGGAGGCGCCGGCGGACGCAGAGAGGACCCGCGCGACACCGCGAACGTCGGCGACCTGCGTCTGGGACTCGCCGCCTTCCTGCTCCTCGCGACGGGTGGCCTCGGATTCGGGCGGGTGCTCGACGCGCTCGACTGGTGGTTCGTCACGAACCTCGTCATCGCGATCGTCCTCGCCACGGCGATCCTCCTCCGCCGCACGAGACTGCCGGCGGTGTTCGTGTGGCTCGGCGCCGGCATCGCATGGCTGCTGACGATCACGCTGTTCTTCGCCAGTGAGACGGCGATCATCGGCATCGTCCCGACCCCGACGACGCTCGGCGCCTTCGAGCGATTGCGTGACGCCGGGTTCCAGACCTTCCACGACGGCTCGGCCCCACTCGACACCGACGCCGGCGTGGTCTTCGTCATGGCCGCGGGCGGCAGCCTCGTCGCGCTGGCGGTCGCGTGGCTCGTGCTCGGCCGCCACGCACCGGTGCTCGCGGCCGTCCTCGTCTTCGCCGTGTACGCCGGGCCGACGGTCGCCGTGTCGTTCCCGCTCGATCCGTGGGTGTTCGCGCTCGTCGCCCTCTCCTTCCTCTGGCTGCTCCGCGAGGACGTCCGGCGCCGCGAGGTGCTGCGAGCGCTCGCCTCGGCCCGGGCTGCCGGCGACGGACGCGGCGCCGGACCGTCGGCGATGACCGGTGCCGGTCGCTTCGGAGGCCTCGGTCCGGCCGTCCTCGTCAGTGCCGTCGCGGTGGTCGTCGCGCTCCTCACACCGGCCGTGCTCCCGGACCTCGCCGTCCGGGACGTGACCGCCGGCGCCCGCGGGAGCGGTCCGTTCGTGAACGGCATCAACCCGCTCATCTCACTCGGCCAGAGTCTGCGGCGCCCCGCGAACACCACCGCGCTCGAGTACACGACCACCGCGGACGAACCGCCGTACCTCAAGGTCACCGATCTCAACGAGTTCACCGGCACCGTCTGGGGACCGGACAACTCGGGCTACAACGACGGCAACACGCTCGACGCCTTCCCCGCGCCGGCCGGACTCAGCGAGGCGATCCCGGTGGAGACCTTCGAGACGACGGTCACGGTGGACTCGCTGTCGAGCCCGTGGCTGCCGTTGCCGTATCCGACGCAGCAGGTCGACGGGCTCCGCGGTGATTGGCGGTTCGAGGCCGCCGGGCTGACGGCGATGGCGGAGCGTGGATCCACCCGCGGGCAGACCTACACGGCGACGAGTACCGCGATCCTGCCGACCGCACAGCAGATGCGCGACGTCCCGCCGGTCGCCGACCCGGCGTCAGCCGCCCCCTATCTCGAGCTGCCCGACGACCTGCCGCAGATCATCCGTGACACCGCTGCGGACGTGACGGCGACCGCCTCCACCGACTACGACCGCGCGATCGCCCTGCAGCGCTACTTCCGCAGCACCTTCGAGTACTCGGAGTCGGCACCCGTCGAGGAGGGCTTCGACGGCAGCGGCGCCGAGGTCATCGCGACGTTCCTGGAGCGCAAGGCCGGCTATTGCATCCACTTCTCGTCCGCGATGGCCGTGATGTCGCGCGTCCTCGGCATCCCCGCGCGCATCGCCATCGGGTACCTGCCGGGCACGACGATCGACAACACCCCGGCGAACCGCGACACCTACATCGTCACCTCGGACCAGTTGCACGCCTGGCCGGAGCTGTACTTCGAGGGCGTGGGCTGGGTGCCGTTCGAGCCGACGGCCAGCCGCGGGGTCGTGACGCAGTTCAGCGACGCGAGCACGGCGACGCCCGGCAGCGGATCGGTGAGTCCCGACAGCCGTCCGGCTCCGACCGCGGCGCCGACCCCCACCCCCACCGCGGACGCGCTCGGCGGACCGACCTCGACCCGGTCCGACGGGGCGTTCACCGCCGCCCTCGTCCCGCTCGCGATCCTGCTCGGCGTGCTCGTGCTGCTCGCCACCCCGTCGATCGCCCGGGGTCTCCGGCGTGCGGCCGGGCGTCGGCGTGCACTGGGCGACGGGACCTCGGCGGGCTGGGCCTGGGCGGAGTTCCTCGACACCGCCCGCGACCTCGGTTTCCCCGTGACGTCGGCGGAGTCACCCCGTGGGTTCGCGTCGAGGCTGCGCGGGCAGTTCCGGATCGAGTCACCGGCCGTCGACCGGCTCGTGGCGGCGGTCGAGCGGGAGAGCTATGCGCCGAGTGCTGGAGAGCGACGCGACATCGGGGGCGATCCCCGGGTCGGTTCCTCGGCTGGTGGTGCGGCGAGCGCCGGTTCGGTCGACGCGGTGTTGGATGACGCGAAGGCGGCCCTGCGGTCGGCGAGTCAACCGCTCGAACGCGTGCTCGCGGCAGTCCTCCCCCGGTCGCTCGTGCTGCGGCGTGATCAACGGGTCGACTGGCGGCCGCCTGCCGCGAGCTGACACGAGTGGTGCTCCGTGCCGGTGTGTTCGACCGCTCGCGTTCGTGGTCGGCCGGGCTCGGCCGGGCTCGGCCGGGCTCGGCCGGGCTCGGAGCGCGGCGGCGGGGCCGGGTGGCGCGCGGCGGTCCGGGAACCAGGTATGCTGCTATCTGGCCGTTTTTCACAAACTGCCTTGGAGAATTCGCCTAGTGGCCTATGGCGCACGCTTGGAAAGCGTGTTGGGTTAACGCCCTCGGGGGTTCGAATCCCCCATTCTCCGCCAGCTGCACCATGAACGCCCCGCCTCGTGCGGGGCGTTCTGCGTTTGCGGGCCTCCCCAGCGACGTCTCTCCGTGGTGCCAGCGCGGTGCGCTGGCGTGAGCGCGGGTCACACGCGTGAGCGCGGGTCTCCGGAGGGGCGCGCTCAGGGCTACGACCCGCGCCCACGCCGAACTCGTTGGTTTCGTGTCAGCGCACCGCGCTGACGCCGAGTCCGCCCAACTCACGTCAGCGCACCGCGCCGAGCAGATCGATAATTCGATGGTTGACAGTTAGAACTCGAAGCGTTAGCGTTCTAACCATGGATGACGAGACGCCCGATTTCAGCAGCACACTCCAACTGCTCCGCTGGATCGCGTGGGCACAACGCAAAGCCGGCGAAGACTGGATCCGCGCTCGCGAACTCACGCACGAGCAGGCCTTCGTCCTCGGGTACCTCGTCCAGCATCCAGGCTCCATCCAACGCGACATCGCCGAGGTGAGCCGGACGAGCGCCGCCAGCGTCTCGAGTCTTCTGCAGGGACTCGAACGCCGAGCGCTCGTGGAACGACGCGCCGAAGCGGGGAACGCCCGCACCAAGCGGGTCTTCGCCACGCAGCGCGGCACCGACCTGATCGCCGGGTTCGAGACCGCGATGGCCGAGGCCGACGACAGCATCCTCACCCCGTTGGACCAGAGCGAACGCGACACCCTGCACGCTCTGCTCACGAAGCTCACGGCGCACCTGCCGCAGCCGACCCGCTGATCACCGCTCGGGAACCCGAGCTCACTGACCACGCGCCGAGACCACTCGCCGCGTCATCCGCCGACCGCCGCACGCGATGGCGACCGCGAATGCCACGACGGCGCTGTCCGTCGCGCCCGGACGCCTGCTGAGCCCGACCGCTCGGCCCGCGCCGGACGACCACCCCACCAACGAACCCTCGCCGCGCCGGCGCTCATCGTCGCGCCCGGAACCTGCCCGAAACGGAGCCTGCCATGCACCCCGAAGACCACATCGATCCCACAACCGGAACGCCCCTCCCCAGCAGCACCGCACCGTCGACGGCCACCGCGCCACCGACCGTCACCACAGCCTCGACCGACACCGCACCCTCGACCGACACCGCGACATCGGCCGACAACGCACCATCGACCGCCGCCGACACGGTCGGCAGCAACCGCTGGTACCTCGCGACCGCCCCGATCATCCGGGCACTCATCCATCTGTGTGTCCCGATGGCGGCGGCCCTGGTCGTCAGCGCCGTCTACAACCTCATCAACGCGGGTGTCGTCGGCTCGCTGCACGACACCTCGCTCCTCGCCGCGATCACCCTCGGAGCCCCGATCCTCGGACTGATCATGGCGATCGGCGACCTGTTCGGCGTCGGCGGCGGCGCGCTCATCTCCAGGCTCCTGGGCGCCTCCGAACACGACCCGGCACAGGCCGGAGACATCAAACGGGC from Plantibacter flavus includes these protein-coding regions:
- a CDS encoding transglutaminaseTgpA domain-containing protein produces the protein MSVAEDRRAAAAARGRVSSRGGVPAGVRPGVGSSNPRRPSLGGTSGGSWSGGAGGRREDPRDTANVGDLRLGLAAFLLLATGGLGFGRVLDALDWWFVTNLVIAIVLATAILLRRTRLPAVFVWLGAGIAWLLTITLFFASETAIIGIVPTPTTLGAFERLRDAGFQTFHDGSAPLDTDAGVVFVMAAGGSLVALAVAWLVLGRHAPVLAAVLVFAVYAGPTVAVSFPLDPWVFALVALSFLWLLREDVRRREVLRALASARAAGDGRGAGPSAMTGAGRFGGLGPAVLVSAVAVVVALLTPAVLPDLAVRDVTAGARGSGPFVNGINPLISLGQSLRRPANTTALEYTTTADEPPYLKVTDLNEFTGTVWGPDNSGYNDGNTLDAFPAPAGLSEAIPVETFETTVTVDSLSSPWLPLPYPTQQVDGLRGDWRFEAAGLTAMAERGSTRGQTYTATSTAILPTAQQMRDVPPVADPASAAPYLELPDDLPQIIRDTAADVTATASTDYDRAIALQRYFRSTFEYSESAPVEEGFDGSGAEVIATFLERKAGYCIHFSSAMAVMSRVLGIPARIAIGYLPGTTIDNTPANRDTYIVTSDQLHAWPELYFEGVGWVPFEPTASRGVVTQFSDASTATPGSGSVSPDSRPAPTAAPTPTPTADALGGPTSTRSDGAFTAALVPLAILLGVLVLLATPSIARGLRRAAGRRRALGDGTSAGWAWAEFLDTARDLGFPVTSAESPRGFASRLRGQFRIESPAVDRLVAAVERESYAPSAGERRDIGGDPRVGSSAGGAASAGSVDAVLDDAKAALRSASQPLERVLAAVLPRSLVLRRDQRVDWRPPAAS
- a CDS encoding MarR family winged helix-turn-helix transcriptional regulator, which produces MDDETPDFSSTLQLLRWIAWAQRKAGEDWIRARELTHEQAFVLGYLVQHPGSIQRDIAEVSRTSAASVSSLLQGLERRALVERRAEAGNARTKRVFATQRGTDLIAGFETAMAEADDSILTPLDQSERDTLHALLTKLTAHLPQPTR